A section of the Triticum dicoccoides isolate Atlit2015 ecotype Zavitan chromosome 7A, WEW_v2.0, whole genome shotgun sequence genome encodes:
- the LOC119331964 gene encoding methyl-CpG-binding domain-containing protein 2-like encodes MSQDASRVWAIDKPNIAQTPVGWNREVRIRGEGCSKFADVYYTSPAGTTLRSMVEIERYLAENPFYVRQGVYLGQFSFAIPKPLQEDYVRKRKYSATTRELPDILEPVEVNPLCWAAPPTRRELLQMGASASNPVDLDDEPEVFEAAPMHTNRRNLNQAVPSWSGRKKRAAASGEPKKRTMQQDSASIRPPSPPSWPRRGQPQRFPNDVEHVLL; translated from the exons ATGTCACAAGATGCAAGTAGGGTGTGGGCAATTGACAAGCCAAACATTGCCCAAACTCCTGTTGGCTGGAATAGGGAGGTCAGAATCAGGGGGGAGGGTTGCAGCAAGTTTGCAGATGT ATATTACACTTCTCCAGCTGGGACAACGTTAAGGTCAATGGTTGAAATTGAGAG GTACTTGGCAGAGAATCCATTCTACGTTCGACAAGGGGTTTATTTAGGCCAGTTCTCGTTTGCTATCCCAAAGCCTCTGCAAGAAGATTATGTCAGGAAGCGTAAATATTCAGCAACAACTCGTGAATTACCGGATATTCTTGAGCCAGTTGAAG TGAATCCACTGTGCTGGGCAGCACCTCCTACCCGCAGAGAGCTGCTTCAGATGGGGGCTTCAGCTTCGAACCCCGTCGACCTCGACGACGAGCCCGAGGTGTTTGAAGCAGCACCTATGCACACCAACAGGAGAAATCTGAATCAAGCAGTGCCGTCATGGAGCGGGCGCAAGAAGAGAGCAGCGGCGTCAGGAGAGCCCAAGAAGAGAACCATGCAGCAAGATTCGGCGTCGATCCGTCCACCGTCTCCACCCAGCTGGCCACGCCGCGGCCAGCCTCAGCGGTTCCCCAACGACGTCGAGCACGTGCTGCTGTGA